A section of the Mycolicibacterium anyangense genome encodes:
- a CDS encoding DUF7455 domain-containing protein, with protein MNATLTSPELTRADRCDRCGAAARVRAKLPSGAELLFCQHHANEHQAKLVELAAVIEVSPADA; from the coding sequence ATGAACGCAACCCTGACCAGTCCCGAATTGACCAGGGCTGATCGCTGCGACCGCTGCGGTGCGGCGGCCCGGGTGCGAGCAAAGCTTCCTTCTGGAGCCGAACTGCTGTTCTGCCAGCATCACGCGAACGAGCACCAGGCCAAGCTCGTGGAGCTGGCCGCCGTCATCGAAGTGAGCCCCGCGGACGCATGA
- a CDS encoding DUF952 domain-containing protein, whose translation MYPNPEFLLHLCGRRDWDNAQADGELRPVSLAEVGFVHLSAPYQVHLPANRLYSGRTDLVLLQIDPSRLAAPLRWEPGVPTDPEAMVFPHLYGPLPVDAVVEVTDYRPAADGRFLPLQPAT comes from the coding sequence ATGTACCCGAACCCGGAATTCCTACTCCACCTGTGCGGACGGCGTGACTGGGACAACGCCCAGGCCGATGGCGAGCTTCGCCCTGTTTCGCTGGCCGAGGTGGGGTTCGTCCATCTGTCGGCGCCGTATCAGGTGCACCTGCCGGCCAATCGGCTCTACTCCGGTCGCACCGACTTGGTGCTGCTGCAGATCGACCCGAGTCGCCTTGCCGCACCGTTGCGTTGGGAACCAGGTGTGCCAACCGATCCCGAGGCCATGGTGTTCCCACACCTGTACGGGCCGCTACCGGTCGACGCCGTCGTCGAGGTGACCGACTACCGGCCGGCGGCCGACGGCCGCTTCCTGCCGCTTCAGCCCGCGACGTAG
- a CDS encoding RidA family protein — protein sequence MTARVNLSSESRYEPEVGYSRAVRTGGLIVVSGTTAPGADIAEQTRNALHRIGSAVQALGGELADVIRTRIFVTDISQWRAVGAVHAEFFGGIRPAATMVEVSALIDPGLLVEIEADAYVAG from the coding sequence GTGACCGCACGGGTGAACTTGTCCTCGGAATCCCGCTACGAACCTGAGGTGGGGTACTCCCGCGCGGTACGCACCGGAGGGTTGATCGTGGTGTCCGGCACCACCGCCCCGGGTGCCGACATTGCCGAGCAGACCCGAAACGCATTGCACCGCATCGGATCTGCTGTGCAGGCCCTCGGCGGGGAACTCGCCGATGTCATCCGCACCCGGATCTTCGTCACCGATATCTCGCAGTGGCGCGCGGTCGGCGCGGTGCACGCCGAATTCTTCGGCGGCATCCGACCGGCCGCAACCATGGTCGAAGTGTCGGCCCTGATCGATCCGGGACTGCTCGTCGAGATCGAAGCCGATGCCTACGTCGCGGGCTGA